The following are encoded together in the Vigna angularis cultivar LongXiaoDou No.4 chromosome 9, ASM1680809v1, whole genome shotgun sequence genome:
- the LOC108346854 gene encoding uncharacterized protein LOC108346854, with translation MDATESQTDLQNRPGIFIIGSSNVGKRTIISRLTSVDVEDAFDSASEVNVHGWTINNKYYTADVSIWMAHLRDDYSAGNMSMFRHMTALVMVFDMNEPSSLAALREWVSHTDIQNFEILLCIGNKVDLVSGHPAHAEYRRRLLKLEDSAVDHYSEEYGISESEGTSLLGDEAPAWDIRRSCLEWCTDHNIEFIEACASNADFDKCLSIDGDLQGVERLHGALSAHMWSGMVLKSGDRINQPSFPEKEELSSEESDYEPEYEVLSAGSADPWYESEQVWVSASSLEAGGSAPQNNPSAEGQQEDGIKPDKEFAPTTSSDAIQDESERDVLHNTMDSEGDEKAVEGKYLDLEDLEQLMSEIGNMRAGLRLMPDFQRRDMAAKLAMKMASIFGGESDDEKI, from the exons ATGGATGCTACCGAATCGCAAACGGATCTGCAGAACCGACCCGGAATCTTCATCATAGGATCCTCAAACGTTGGCAAACGCACCATCATATCTC GACTGACCTCTGTTGATGTTGAGGATGCTTTTGATTCGGCTTCTGAAGTGAATGTCCATGG GTGGACTATCAATAATAAGTACTATACTGCTGATGTTTCTATATGGATGGCTCATCTTCGTGATGATTATTCTGCTGGTAACATGTCCATGTTTCGACACATGACTGCATTGGTGATGGTTTTTGACATGAATGAA CCATCTTCCCTAGCTGCACTTCGAGAATGGGTGTCTCACACTGATATTCAGAACTTTGAGATTTTACTGTGTATTGGAAACAAAGTGGATCTGGTTTCTGGGCATCCAGCTCATGCTGAATACAGAAGGCGGTTGCTGAAACTAGAAGACTCTGCTGTAGATCATTATTCAGAAGAGTATGGAATATCTGAATCAGAGGGAACTAGTTTATTGGGGGATGAGGCACCAGCATGGGACATCAGAAGGTCCTGTTTAGAATGGTGCACTGATCACAATATTGAGTTCATCGAGGCATGTGCTTCCAATGCTGATTTTGACAAAT gTTTGTCCATAGATGGTGATTTACAAGGAGTTGAACGTCTCCATGGTGCACTTTCTGCTCATATGTGGTCTGGAATGGTATTGAAATCTGGGGATAGGATAAATCAACCATCATTTCCTGAGAAAGAGg AGTTATCTTCAGAAGAATCTGACTATGAACCTGAATATGAAGTATTATCAGCTGGTTCGGCTGATCCCTGGTATGAAAGTGAACAAGTATGGGTTTCTGCATCTTCCTTAGAAGCAGGGGGATCAGCTCCTCAAAACAATCCTAGTGCAGAGGGTCAACAGGAGGATGGAATTAAACCTGATAAAGAGTTTGCGCCCACAACTTCAAGTGATGCAATTCAAGATGAAAGTGAGAGGGATGTGCTGCACAATACCATGGATTCTGAAGGAGATGAAAAGGCAGTCGAAGGTAAATATCTTGACTTAGAGGATTTGGAACAGTTGATGTCTGAGATTGGGAATATGCGTGCAGGCTTAAGATTGATGCCTGATTTTCAAAGAAGGGACATGGCAGCAAAGCTGGCCATGAAAATGGCTTCCATTTTTGGAGGAGAGAGTGACGATGAGAAAATTTAG
- the LOC108347449 gene encoding uncharacterized protein LOC108347449 — protein MSGTGKKPTEITIKLLCPSLSKMAQVVVWEDQRIDLGSISRAFGLDPSTLRLNGHFISRGVDLIASSLTWNSLLSFFSSKGLPTGRDQCDALLVTGKLCKVGLKRGHDSLDFQNGIGKMIESENAVNIKGIQLEAINLIKNKKLKESS, from the exons ATGTCAGGGACAGGGAAGAAACCCACAGAGATAACCATAAAGCTGCTATGCCCCTCTCTCTCGAAGATGGCCCAAGTGGTGGTGTGGGAGGACCAGAGAATCGACTTGGGCTCCATTTCGCGGGCCTTTGGGCTTGATCCATCAACACTGAGGCTGAACGGTCACTTCATCAGCAGAGGAGTGGACCTCATAGCTTCCTCCCTCACTTGgaactctcttctctctttcttctcctcCAAAGGCTTGCCCACTGGCAGAGACCAATGTGATGCTCTTCTCGTCACTGGCAAGCTCTGCAAAGTAGGACTCAAGC GAGGACATGACTCACTAGATTTTCAAAATGGGATTGGCAAGATGATAGAAAGTGAGAATGCTGTTAACATTAAAGGAATTCAACTGGAAGCTATCAACTTGATCAAGAATAAAAAGTTGAAAGAGAGCAGCTGA